Below is a window of Humulus lupulus chromosome 2, drHumLupu1.1, whole genome shotgun sequence DNA.
AAGATTCAGAATTGGGCTAGTAGACACCTATCTTTTGCTGGCTGGATTCAACTTATTAACTCTGTTCTTCTTAGGCTTCGCAACTATTGGATGTCTATCTTTCTTTTGCCCCAAAGTGTAGTCAAGGAAGTTGAAAGACTTTGTAGAGGGTTCCTTTGGGGAGTTTCTGGGCAGAGGAGTAAATTGCATCTCCCTTCTTGGAAAAAAGTTTGCCTTCCCAAATCTTATGGTGGATTGGGGTTTCGAGATGGTTCTTTGTGGAACCGGTCTGTGCTGGCCAAGTATATTTGGGCCTTATCTTTCAAGCCTGACTTATTGTGGGTTAAGTGGATTAATTCCATTTATCTGAAAGATAATAGCTTTTGGAACTATGAGTTAAAGGGGGActgtagctggtattggaggaagttgTGTCATCTGAAAAAGTATTTCAGCTATGCTGCCATTTCAGCTGCTGGTATGCAGAGAAAATTCTAGTCTTCGAAGCTGTATAATAGCCTCCTGACTCAGCATAAGGATGAGTATTTTCGAACAGTTTGGAGCAGAttaattctctctaaacacaggTTTATGCTGTGGCAAGTGATTCATTCTCAGTTACTGACTAGGGATAACCTGAACAGGCTGCATATCCCTTTGCTCTCTCTGATGTGTCCGATCTGTGATGGCTTCCAGGAGAATCATGCTCACCTATTTTTCGAGTGTCATCTTTCTTCTCGGCTGGTTCATTTGATGTTTAACTGGTTAGGTTTTGCAGCGTGGCCTTTGGATTTTAAGGGCTGGCTGGTTTGGCTCACTAGAACTAGGAGAGGTACTAAGGCTAATATAGTAACCATGGTGTTTGCAGCAACCATTTATAGCATTTGGACAAACAGAAACAGATGTTATTTTGAAGGATACTCCTCCTCTGTTTGGAATCTAGTTCAGGATATAAAATTCACTATTAAACAGAGGCTTTACTTAGTTTCTAATAGATTTAATACAGCTCAAGATCAAATGTACATTCATAATCTTCTTTGTAATTAGTGACTGGTTCGGCCAGCTTTAGACAGTTGCAGTCTCTGTAGCTGTAGTTAGTTTGTATCTGTTTAGTTCATTTGTTCAATGAAGCTTTTatattcttcttgatcaaaaaaatatatatatatatataatcctaatttttttttactaattatattaatatgaattcaaatattattatgataata
It encodes the following:
- the LOC133814100 gene encoding uncharacterized protein LOC133814100, producing the protein MEYLTRSLQYAAINSPFRFHPMCKSLKLINLCFADALLIFCKGTLPAVRSVKMVLDEFAFASGLSINSGKSQIFFEGVSLADRNRISHDINLAVGSFPLRYLGVPMRPTKWKHTDCEVFIQKFRLKIQNWASRHLSFAGWIQLINSVLLRLRNYWMSIFLLPQSVVKEVERLCRGFLWGVSGQRSKLHLPSWKKVCLPKSYGGLGFRDGSLWNRSVLAKYIWALSFKPDLLWVKWINSIYLKDNSFWNYELKGDCSWYWRKLCHLKKYFSYAAISAAGMQRKF